One segment of Candidatus Eisenbacteria bacterium DNA contains the following:
- a CDS encoding methyltransferase domain-containing protein, which translates to MAKKTKSRIEADRHRLYELSVQCPEADIRFLDRIFKKKHGRLPKILREDFCGTATMAAEWIRTRKENTAIGVDLDEEVLDWGREHNIKPLGEAASRLTLHHADVRSISSPKADILAAMNFSYFIFKKREELRDYFRHAKRALKPGGLFVLDIFGGWESQELTIEEKEMEGFTYLWELMRFNPLTHEVLFHIHFHLNDGRKIRKAFTYDWRFWTIPEVRELLMEAGFKSAEIYWEGTEKDSGEGDGVFRLTEKGDHCPGWIAYIVAF; encoded by the coding sequence ATGGCCAAAAAGACAAAAAGCCGGATCGAAGCTGATCGCCACCGGCTCTATGAACTTTCTGTACAGTGCCCCGAGGCCGATATCCGGTTTCTGGACCGTATTTTTAAGAAGAAACATGGCCGTCTCCCCAAAATTCTGAGGGAAGACTTTTGCGGGACGGCGACCATGGCGGCCGAATGGATTCGCACCCGCAAGGAGAATACGGCCATCGGCGTGGACCTCGATGAAGAAGTTCTCGATTGGGGCCGTGAGCATAACATTAAACCGCTGGGCGAAGCCGCCTCCCGCTTGACGCTGCATCATGCCGATGTGCGCTCGATCTCAAGTCCCAAGGCCGATATTCTCGCGGCGATGAACTTTTCGTACTTTATTTTCAAGAAGCGGGAGGAGTTGAGGGATTATTTCCGCCATGCGAAGAGAGCGCTCAAGCCGGGTGGTCTTTTTGTTCTGGATATTTTCGGCGGCTGGGAGTCTCAGGAGCTGACGATTGAAGAGAAAGAGATGGAGGGGTTCACCTATCTCTGGGAGCTGATGAGATTCAATCCCCTGACGCACGAGGTTCTCTTTCATATTCACTTTCATCTCAATGACGGCCGGAAGATCCGCAAGGCCTTCACCTATGATTGGCGTTTTTGGACGATCCCCGAGGTGCGGGAGCTGCTCATGGAGGCCGGTTTCAAGTCGGCCGAGATTTACTGGGAAGGAACCGAGAAGGATAGCGGGGAGGGTGACGGTGTTTTCCGACTGACCGAGAAGGGGGATCATTGTCCCGGGTGGATCGCCTATATCGTGGCGTTTTAA
- a CDS encoding cohesin domain-containing protein gives NCIGAGGTSTALTPTAMTLSDAQAQPLDVTGQAGSISISGGTGQPPSVTVTFPNGGETLAAGTSTNITYTATDPDTDDNTLRIAVEYSTNSGATWSMIASDSGNSGSYPWTVPSVSTTQARVKVTASDGVLTGNDTSNSDFTITQQQPGDNVLIVGTATGTSGGQATVALSLDNDDIVKGIQLDIGYNASVVTYVSGSATGRAAGMSFSASVVGSAVRVIMYYSNTSTIAAGTGAIANLTFNCIGAGGTSTALTPTAMTLSDAQAQPLDVTGQAGSISISGDPGGAPVLNIFALKNPARPRTLQIFVSSDQTLSASPTVSAGSINVSMSLVDAVEHTYMGVVSLGSSQNSAVISATGTNGSQQGNASITVTF, from the coding sequence AATTGCATCGGCGCGGGCGGAACGAGCACGGCGCTCACCCCCACCGCCATGACCCTCTCCGATGCGCAGGCGCAGCCTTTAGATGTCACCGGGCAAGCCGGATCGATCTCCATCAGCGGCGGCACAGGCCAGCCCCCTTCGGTCACCGTCACCTTTCCCAATGGCGGCGAAACCTTGGCTGCGGGAACGAGCACCAATATCACTTACACGGCCACCGATCCCGACACCGACGACAATACTCTTCGCATTGCGGTGGAATACTCCACCAACAGCGGAGCCACCTGGTCGATGATCGCGTCGGATTCGGGCAACAGCGGCTCCTATCCCTGGACCGTACCCTCTGTCTCGACGACGCAGGCCCGGGTGAAGGTAACGGCCAGCGACGGCGTGTTGACGGGGAACGACACATCCAATAGCGATTTCACCATCACACAGCAGCAACCCGGTGATAATGTGCTGATTGTCGGGACGGCCACTGGTACGAGCGGCGGTCAGGCGACCGTCGCTCTCAGCCTTGACAATGACGATATTGTTAAAGGGATCCAGCTGGATATCGGCTACAATGCCTCGGTCGTCACCTATGTCAGCGGATCTGCGACGGGACGAGCGGCCGGCATGAGTTTTTCAGCCAGCGTGGTCGGCAGCGCCGTCCGGGTCATTATGTACTACTCTAATACCAGCACGATCGCCGCGGGAACCGGCGCCATCGCCAACCTGACCTTCAATTGCATCGGCGCGGGCGGAACGAGCACGGCGCTCACCCCCACCGCCATGACCCTCTCCGATGCGCAGGCGCAGCCTTTAGATGTCACCGGGCAAGCCGGATCGATCTCCATCAGCGGCGATCCCGGCGGCGCTCCGGTTCTGAATATTTTCGCCCTGAAAAACCCGGCCCGGCCGCGGACACTTCAGATCTTTGTTTCATCAGATCAAACCCTCTCGGCAAGTCCCACCGTCAGCGCGGGCTCAATCAATGTCAGCATGTCTTTGGTCGACGCTGTGGAACATACCTATATGGGTGTCGTGAGTCTTGGATCGAGTCAAAACTCCGCGGTGATCTCGGCGACCGGGACCAATGGAAGCCAACAGGGTAACGCGTCCATTACGGTCACGTTTTAA
- a CDS encoding tetratricopeptide repeat protein, whose amino-acid sequence MMKLGAFGAMATLLLLTLPAMIGATPAGIDQGDFCPLTRIMADGSEEAAGEVILLEGVNGPVTFLHNVLGASHIRLEDPSGPVEVTHYRALLPEYDLIVLEAALTGAAWPAPQAVTAESETLWTYSRKEPKPFAALCAGSVEVPPGLRLLHLSASPRGPAPVLDCNGRLVAIGGHLVTTEGILAYGIPSKALVELQHQSLEKRALLPLSALDRPEPRWLNPTLPEGATLCGGLLVREKDMERGLGYLHKAVADGPDLAEAFYELGYAYNMQKLGDDAIAAFSRADSLRPCYALALIHSGATYFMLRNYAKAESLYLAAGACDSTNTLVYLNLSGIASLNKRKDKVESYLQKVLELDPDKDVARFNLAMVWNSVGRRKDALEQLRILNENCSYYGVMLDRYLNKKE is encoded by the coding sequence ATGATGAAACTTGGAGCCTTTGGCGCTATGGCCACCCTTCTCCTTCTGACCCTACCCGCCATGATCGGCGCGACTCCGGCGGGGATTGATCAGGGCGACTTCTGCCCCCTCACGCGAATCATGGCGGATGGATCCGAGGAGGCGGCCGGGGAAGTCATTCTTCTGGAAGGGGTTAACGGACCTGTGACTTTCCTTCACAATGTGCTCGGGGCCTCCCATATCCGTCTTGAAGACCCATCGGGGCCCGTCGAGGTCACCCACTACCGGGCTTTGCTGCCGGAATACGATCTCATCGTCCTTGAAGCCGCACTGACGGGCGCCGCCTGGCCCGCTCCCCAGGCCGTAACGGCGGAAAGCGAAACCCTCTGGACCTACAGCCGCAAGGAGCCCAAGCCCTTCGCAGCCCTCTGTGCGGGATCGGTTGAGGTGCCGCCGGGTTTGCGGTTGCTGCATCTCTCGGCCTCCCCCCGGGGACCAGCCCCGGTGCTTGATTGCAATGGGCGGCTCGTGGCCATAGGCGGTCATCTTGTCACCACCGAGGGAATCCTGGCTTATGGGATTCCCTCCAAGGCGCTGGTCGAGTTGCAACACCAATCCCTTGAGAAACGCGCGCTACTGCCCCTCTCGGCGCTCGACCGGCCGGAGCCGCGCTGGCTCAATCCGACGCTCCCGGAGGGCGCCACCCTCTGCGGCGGTTTGCTGGTTCGGGAGAAGGATATGGAGCGGGGTTTGGGATATCTCCATAAAGCCGTGGCGGATGGACCGGATCTCGCCGAGGCCTTCTACGAATTGGGCTATGCCTACAATATGCAGAAGCTTGGGGATGACGCGATCGCCGCCTTCAGCCGGGCCGATAGCCTGCGCCCCTGTTATGCCTTGGCGCTTATCCACAGCGGGGCGACCTACTTTATGCTGAGGAACTACGCCAAAGCCGAGTCGCTCTATCTTGCCGCCGGTGCGTGCGATTCCACCAATACCTTGGTCTATCTCAACCTGAGCGGAATCGCCAGCTTGAACAAACGGAAAGATAAAGTGGAGAGCTATTTGCAAAAGGTCCTCGAACTGGATCCCGACAAAGATGTAGCCCGCTTCAATCTGGCGATGGTGTGGAATTCGGTCGGCCGCAGAAAGGACGCCCTCGAGCAGTTGAGGATTCTCAACGAAAACTGCAGCTATTACGGCGTTATGCTGGATCGTTACTTGAACAAAAAGGAATAA
- the gap gene encoding type I glyceraldehyde-3-phosphate dehydrogenase, with product MSVRIGLMGFGRIGRNIFRIAYNRPEIDIVAICDIAEPSSLEYLLRFDTVHGHFNEPFSVHGGAMYIKGRQIGILMKREPGDVNWAELGVEIVVEATGKYRTRDWLQKHIDAGANKVILTVPPRDRIDAMIVMGVNDGDLKPEHKIISNASCTANAVAPIAKILHEAFGIDKAFMTTVHAYTNDQRLADVPHEELRRSRAAAENIIPASTWAPQAVEAMVKGLKGKFDGIAMNVPVPDGSTVDLVTLMSRNVTAAEVNKLVWSAAQSTYKNIVEFSTSPIVSSDIIGNPHSAIFDSLSTLVIGGNLLKTVTWYDNGWGYANRVVELIQKLAKIPSPNPVG from the coding sequence ATGAGTGTTCGAATTGGATTGATGGGTTTTGGACGTATCGGCCGCAATATCTTCCGGATCGCCTACAACCGGCCGGAAATCGATATCGTTGCGATCTGCGATATCGCCGAGCCCAGCTCGCTGGAATATCTACTCCGCTTTGATACGGTCCACGGCCATTTTAATGAGCCCTTCTCCGTTCATGGCGGGGCGATGTATATCAAGGGCCGGCAGATCGGCATATTGATGAAACGCGAACCGGGCGATGTGAATTGGGCCGAGTTGGGGGTGGAGATCGTCGTCGAGGCGACGGGGAAATACCGCACCAGGGATTGGCTTCAGAAACACATCGATGCCGGCGCGAACAAGGTGATCCTCACGGTGCCGCCGCGGGACAGGATCGATGCGATGATCGTCATGGGCGTGAATGACGGTGATTTGAAACCGGAGCACAAGATCATCTCCAATGCCTCCTGCACGGCCAATGCCGTCGCGCCGATCGCGAAGATCCTGCATGAGGCTTTTGGAATAGATAAGGCCTTCATGACGACCGTCCATGCCTATACAAACGATCAACGCCTGGCCGACGTGCCGCATGAGGAGCTCAGACGCTCCCGCGCCGCGGCCGAGAATATCATTCCCGCGTCAACATGGGCGCCGCAGGCCGTTGAAGCGATGGTGAAGGGTCTCAAGGGGAAATTCGACGGCATCGCCATGAATGTCCCTGTCCCCGACGGTTCCACCGTCGATTTGGTTACTTTGATGTCGCGTAACGTGACCGCCGCTGAGGTCAACAAGCTGGTCTGGAGCGCGGCTCAATCGACATACAAAAATATTGTGGAATTTTCGACAAGCCCCATCGTTTCGAGCGACATCATCGGGAATCCCCATTCTGCCATTTTTGATTCCCTGTCCACGCTCGTGATCGGCGGAAATTTGCTGAAAACAGTGACCTGGTATGACAACGGCTGGGGATATGCCAATCGTGTGGTGGAGCTTATACAAAAACTAGCGAAAATTCCGTCGCCCAATCCTGTCGGATAA
- the gap gene encoding type I glyceraldehyde-3-phosphate dehydrogenase produces the protein MKIRIAINGFGRIGRSVYRLLNQREDIEVLAINDIADNKGLAYLLKYDTVMGVFEGELRLEGDMLYAGRQKTQMMAIRDPMEQPWEKLGIDVVVEATGRFRLRDEVAMHLKAGARRVILTVPSKDEIDATVVIGVNEHVLKPEHRIVSNASCTTNCLAPIAMILDNTFGIKKGIMTTVHAYTNDQRLADVPHKDLRRSRAAAENIIPTTTGAAKAVGKVLPNLAGKLDGIAMRVPVPNGSIVDLVVELNRDATVEDVNTAVKTAAEGPLKRVLEYTEEPIVSSDVIGNPHSSIFDGLSTRVLPGGFVKVLSWYDNEWGYANRVIDLIECLDKLGPPLPEKMI, from the coding sequence ATGAAAATACGGATCGCCATTAATGGATTTGGACGAATCGGGCGGAGCGTCTACCGGCTTTTAAACCAGCGCGAGGATATCGAAGTGCTGGCCATCAACGATATCGCGGATAACAAGGGTCTCGCCTATCTGTTGAAGTACGATACGGTCATGGGGGTCTTTGAGGGTGAACTCCGGCTGGAGGGGGACATGCTTTACGCCGGACGGCAGAAAACCCAAATGATGGCCATAAGAGATCCAATGGAACAGCCGTGGGAGAAGCTCGGCATAGACGTCGTTGTGGAGGCGACCGGTCGTTTCCGGCTTCGCGATGAGGTGGCGATGCATCTGAAGGCGGGCGCCAGGCGGGTGATCCTGACCGTTCCATCCAAAGATGAGATTGATGCCACGGTCGTGATCGGGGTCAATGAACATGTCTTGAAGCCTGAGCACCGGATTGTCTCCAACGCCTCCTGCACCACGAACTGCCTCGCTCCCATCGCAATGATTCTCGATAATACATTTGGGATCAAGAAGGGGATTATGACCACGGTGCACGCTTATACAAATGACCAGCGCCTGGCCGATGTTCCCCACAAGGATCTAAGACGGAGCCGGGCGGCGGCGGAGAATATTATCCCCACGACGACCGGCGCTGCGAAAGCGGTCGGCAAGGTGCTTCCCAACCTCGCCGGAAAACTCGACGGCATCGCCATGCGGGTGCCTGTTCCCAATGGATCCATCGTCGACCTTGTTGTGGAATTGAACAGGGACGCGACGGTCGAAGATGTTAATACCGCGGTGAAGACGGCGGCCGAGGGTCCCCTCAAGCGGGTTCTGGAATACACCGAGGAGCCGATCGTCTCCAGCGATGTCATCGGGAATCCCCATTCATCGATTTTTGACGGACTCTCCACCCGCGTTCTTCCCGGCGGATTCGTCAAGGTTCTCTCCTGGTATGACAACGAGTGGGGGTACGCGAACCGGGTCATCGACCTGATCGAGTGCCTGGATAAGCTGGGACCGCCGTTACCGGAAAAGATGATCTGA
- a CDS encoding response regulator produces the protein MLNSEPGKQNALIEVFPGLDGIALRDDDPDEVDVLIVEGDAAQRSLITQILERKKLVAVGWENGLEAMEWLDNALAPPRVILCDLDLPGLGGVEFYMMLLQSAEWYSIPVVLMTANPTRENMKNLRALPVPPDYLLCKPFRPDMLVQIMETILKQDHPLCILRDLQRRKLNVQRKMLQIRKAMEDQAPADAAKIERARSIIITMTNKLISLKRERTQAVNLYADPSLDLDEKIKSLGTEIAQIEAFIKGHEDQRKSQLERKRELLLVSKSLEEIDRKIQVLNKTIAKEGILDLRSPSKMGKEMLDWLASGSGGG, from the coding sequence ATGCTGAATTCAGAACCCGGCAAGCAGAATGCCCTTATTGAGGTATTCCCCGGCCTGGATGGTATCGCGCTCCGGGATGACGATCCTGATGAGGTCGATGTTCTTATCGTCGAAGGTGATGCGGCCCAAAGGTCACTTATCACCCAGATCCTCGAGCGCAAAAAACTTGTGGCGGTCGGTTGGGAGAATGGGCTCGAGGCGATGGAGTGGCTGGACAACGCCTTGGCGCCTCCCCGCGTGATTCTTTGTGATCTTGATCTGCCGGGACTCGGCGGGGTTGAATTTTATATGATGCTGCTGCAGAGCGCCGAGTGGTATTCCATCCCCGTTGTTCTTATGACGGCGAATCCGACACGTGAAAATATGAAGAACCTGCGGGCCCTTCCGGTGCCGCCGGATTACCTGCTGTGCAAGCCGTTCCGTCCGGATATGCTGGTTCAAATCATGGAAACGATTCTCAAGCAGGACCATCCCTTGTGTATCTTGAGGGATTTGCAGAGACGCAAGCTTAATGTACAGCGAAAAATGCTGCAGATACGCAAGGCGATGGAGGATCAGGCGCCGGCGGATGCCGCAAAAATTGAGAGGGCGCGCTCTATTATCATCACAATGACAAACAAGTTGATCAGCTTGAAGAGGGAGCGCACCCAAGCTGTCAATCTCTATGCGGATCCATCCCTTGATCTTGACGAGAAGATAAAGTCGCTTGGTACTGAAATCGCACAGATCGAGGCTTTTATCAAAGGGCATGAGGATCAGCGCAAATCACAGCTTGAAAGAAAACGGGAACTTCTGCTCGTATCGAAATCACTCGAAGAGATCGACCGCAAAATCCAGGTGCTCAATAAGACCATCGCCAAAGAGGGGATTCTGGACCTTCGGAGCCCCTCCAAGATGGGGAAAGAGATGCTGGATTGGCTTGCCTCCGGCAGCGGGGGAGGATGA
- a CDS encoding response regulator, translating to MRPQDLKILLVQPEEPLRRLLETWLRQAGYPVVTAKTAEEARALFPTEKPALVVTDITLPGRSGLTLLRSLKRRHSDTPIVLLTARQDVHTAAKAVRWEAFDYLIKPVARVELLATLTRAMQLMRIRRDMRAYTQEMEKLVQQDQGELNALAGELIRMRQDLAWIQTKLQQMRGHAGGIPDAGKEGKMESWEPFSRTLSELSQWVQDRQESLRGSVTASQERSLSVEKALRNVQAEMEPRLIAADVDLTVEIPKDIATLPAGGPHIHGALEALLSRGIEEVARRKVGSLHLSGGRKGQRLLVFLEFPSAAPDTHADPTVAWMPNPWVRRRILWSGLSRAAAHAKALGGRLLVDGSQPGLVRWILRLPLKRQAGMGVTGSERMAA from the coding sequence ATGCGGCCACAAGATTTGAAGATCCTGCTGGTGCAGCCGGAGGAGCCCTTGCGAAGACTGCTGGAGACCTGGCTGCGGCAAGCGGGATATCCGGTGGTCACGGCCAAAACAGCCGAAGAGGCTCGGGCCCTCTTTCCGACAGAGAAACCGGCTTTGGTCGTTACAGACATCACCCTTCCCGGCCGCAGCGGTCTGACCCTCCTGCGCTCGCTGAAGCGCCGCCATTCCGATACGCCGATTGTCCTTCTCACGGCGCGGCAGGATGTTCACACGGCGGCGAAAGCGGTTCGTTGGGAAGCCTTTGATTACCTCATCAAGCCGGTGGCCCGCGTGGAGCTGCTGGCCACCTTGACCCGCGCGATGCAGCTCATGCGGATACGCCGGGATATGAGAGCCTACACACAAGAGATGGAGAAGCTGGTGCAGCAGGATCAAGGCGAGTTGAACGCTCTCGCCGGCGAGCTGATCCGGATGAGGCAGGATCTAGCGTGGATCCAAACGAAGCTTCAACAAATGAGAGGTCATGCCGGCGGGATTCCGGATGCGGGGAAGGAAGGGAAAATGGAGTCATGGGAACCATTTTCTCGAACGCTGAGTGAGTTGTCGCAATGGGTCCAGGATCGACAGGAATCCCTCAGGGGATCGGTCACGGCCTCGCAGGAGCGCTCCCTTTCGGTTGAGAAGGCGCTTAGAAATGTACAAGCGGAAATGGAGCCGCGTCTTATAGCCGCTGATGTTGATCTCACCGTCGAGATCCCCAAAGATATCGCCACGCTGCCGGCGGGAGGCCCCCATATTCATGGCGCTCTGGAAGCCCTCCTAAGCCGCGGCATAGAGGAGGTGGCCCGCCGGAAGGTTGGTTCACTCCACCTCTCCGGTGGCCGCAAAGGACAACGATTGCTGGTGTTCCTTGAATTTCCGTCGGCGGCTCCGGATACCCATGCTGATCCCACGGTGGCCTGGATGCCGAACCCATGGGTTCGCCGGCGCATCCTATGGAGCGGTTTGTCGCGGGCGGCGGCGCATGCCAAGGCCTTGGGCGGCCGTTTGCTGGTTGATGGAAGCCAGCCGGGTCTTGTTCGATGGATTCTGCGGCTGCCTTTGAAACGGCAGGCCGGAATGGGCGTCACCGGGAGCGAGAGGATGGCGGCCTGA
- a CDS encoding S8 family serine peptidase, whose translation MKSRTFLVSSMLLLLLTSLTRLGLADEGEKMQCLPSLNLTPAMSIDAAAKLDPQLIMATGLANKAMSATALKPIGERIVILGESLDDLIYPVLIRTDLSDMELAALGARPDSRAGGIVSAVIHDRDLGRLASHPGVKAIEPSYWMNANLDLSIPECRANLVNGGGTGSYTGDGVIYGILDTGVDITHNDFKDASGNTRILYIWDHYYDGNAPSGFSYGTEYTAAMINGGQANSFQDDGGHGTHVAGTSVGDGSSLNPATYRGVAWEADLIAVRNGYCDLFCYGGGEDPTWGPVDTKGSIDGLNYMIQKAQALGHPLVVNQSQGVTMGPHDGTTLLEEAYDNFIDQQNLIICIAAGNDQDSDWHGRYTVSPGGNQIFTINNDTSVGLSGYIVLECWYKAGDQFSWRITSPSGSYGEFNPSTGGNYPGYITSVNDTMYAYTTTSHNVNGQGYIQVWLQNFTNGVQNGTWSLRATAANGLPAGGVVDLYCERNQYPVKVVNGLNLTSIVGMPGTTSGAITVAAYNTKIEWTAHNGTHYALTDYGINETLYGLASFSSHGPRRDGAQKPNIAAPGQMIASAWSAFYSTSEALIVPGGEHILMQGTSMACPHVSGAVALMLEADPALTAAEVKSLLQTHARTDSYTGATPNASWGYGKLDVKATIDAISSDPGACATVLGDANGGGTVDVLDVIATVNHILGTTPLGAGGQACADTDSNSQINILDVIGIVNIILGKSYDAPIAQGQEAELEPVAWAESFQPTSYNLTLDDHRLGGLQVSFILPRGYELAGDPVLHGAMKGTQVDCHERIGQHHLVAYNLSGRLSDTDGPLTLEIPVVQTWNGGQELERFAVTNMVLADTEGRALQLAIDPMPLDPDQGAAPVGLKATLSRTWPNPSKDVTQVRYQIPASGRVKIEIYDTMGRKVRSLWDGWQMAGDHSMAWDSRDDSGHPVAGGLYFVNMMTKDGEQSRKIMVVR comes from the coding sequence ATGAAAAGTCGGACCTTTCTGGTTTCATCCATGCTATTGCTGCTCCTGACATCCCTGACAAGGCTGGGCCTTGCCGATGAGGGAGAGAAGATGCAGTGCCTGCCGTCCCTCAACCTGACGCCGGCGATGTCGATAGATGCCGCGGCGAAACTGGATCCGCAGCTGATCATGGCCACCGGATTAGCGAACAAGGCGATGTCCGCGACCGCCCTGAAGCCGATCGGAGAGCGCATTGTTATACTGGGCGAGAGCTTGGATGATCTGATCTATCCCGTTCTCATCCGCACCGATCTCTCCGACATGGAACTCGCGGCTCTCGGCGCCCGCCCCGATTCCCGGGCCGGCGGCATCGTCTCGGCCGTCATACACGATCGGGATCTGGGCCGCCTGGCCTCCCATCCCGGTGTTAAGGCGATTGAGCCATCCTATTGGATGAATGCCAACCTTGATCTCTCGATTCCCGAGTGCCGGGCCAATCTAGTGAACGGCGGCGGGACCGGCTCCTATACGGGCGACGGCGTCATCTACGGCATTCTCGATACCGGTGTTGATATCACGCATAATGATTTTAAGGATGCCTCCGGAAACACCCGTATCCTCTATATTTGGGATCACTATTATGACGGCAACGCCCCCTCGGGTTTCAGCTATGGCACCGAGTACACGGCGGCGATGATCAACGGCGGCCAGGCCAATAGTTTCCAAGATGACGGCGGACATGGGACCCATGTCGCCGGAACCTCCGTGGGCGACGGATCCTCTCTAAATCCGGCCACCTATCGCGGTGTCGCATGGGAAGCCGATCTCATCGCCGTTCGCAACGGTTACTGCGATCTCTTCTGCTACGGCGGCGGGGAAGATCCCACCTGGGGTCCTGTCGACACAAAAGGCTCCATCGACGGCTTGAACTACATGATCCAGAAAGCGCAGGCCCTGGGGCACCCCCTGGTCGTCAATCAGAGCCAGGGTGTGACGATGGGGCCGCATGATGGAACAACACTGCTGGAAGAAGCCTATGACAACTTTATTGATCAGCAGAATCTCATCATCTGTATCGCCGCGGGGAATGATCAAGATTCCGATTGGCACGGACGCTACACCGTGTCACCGGGAGGCAATCAGATATTCACCATCAATAACGATACAAGCGTCGGGCTAAGTGGTTATATCGTCCTTGAATGCTGGTACAAAGCCGGAGATCAATTCTCCTGGAGAATCACCTCCCCCTCTGGGAGTTATGGCGAATTCAATCCTTCAACGGGCGGCAATTACCCCGGCTATATCACATCTGTAAATGACACGATGTACGCCTACACCACCACGTCCCATAACGTTAATGGTCAGGGATATATTCAGGTTTGGCTGCAAAACTTCACTAATGGTGTACAAAACGGGACCTGGTCACTGAGAGCCACCGCCGCCAACGGCCTCCCTGCGGGTGGTGTTGTCGATCTCTACTGCGAGCGGAACCAATACCCGGTCAAGGTCGTGAACGGATTGAATCTGACGTCGATTGTGGGGATGCCTGGAACGACCTCGGGCGCCATCACCGTCGCCGCTTACAACACAAAGATTGAATGGACGGCGCACAACGGGACGCACTACGCGCTCACTGATTACGGAATCAATGAAACGCTGTACGGCCTCGCGAGCTTCAGCTCACACGGCCCCCGCCGCGACGGCGCGCAGAAACCGAATATCGCCGCACCGGGCCAGATGATCGCATCGGCCTGGTCGGCCTTCTACTCGACATCGGAGGCGCTCATCGTACCGGGCGGAGAGCATATTCTCATGCAGGGAACGTCCATGGCTTGCCCGCATGTCTCCGGCGCCGTCGCCCTCATGCTGGAGGCCGATCCGGCGCTGACGGCCGCGGAAGTGAAATCGCTTCTTCAGACCCATGCCAGAACCGACAGCTACACCGGTGCGACACCCAACGCCAGCTGGGGTTACGGCAAGCTCGATGTTAAAGCGACGATCGACGCCATCAGCTCCGATCCCGGCGCCTGCGCGACCGTTCTTGGAGACGCCAACGGCGGCGGCACGGTTGACGTTCTCGATGTGATTGCGACGGTCAATCATATCCTGGGAACAACACCGCTCGGAGCCGGGGGGCAAGCCTGCGCCGATACCGACAGCAATTCACAAATCAACATCCTGGATGTGATCGGAATTGTGAACATTATTCTCGGCAAGTCTTATGACGCCCCGATCGCCCAGGGTCAAGAGGCCGAGTTGGAACCGGTCGCTTGGGCCGAATCCTTCCAACCGACATCGTACAACCTGACCCTCGACGACCATCGTCTCGGCGGCCTGCAGGTCTCCTTCATCCTGCCGCGCGGATATGAGCTGGCCGGCGATCCTGTTTTGCACGGCGCCATGAAGGGCACTCAGGTTGATTGCCACGAACGCATTGGACAGCACCACCTCGTCGCCTACAACCTGAGCGGCAGGCTCTCAGACACAGATGGCCCGCTCACGCTCGAGATCCCGGTTGTACAAACCTGGAACGGCGGCCAGGAGCTGGAACGCTTCGCCGTGACCAACATGGTGCTCGCCGATACTGAAGGCCGGGCGCTACAACTGGCCATCGATCCCATGCCCCTCGACCCTGATCAGGGCGCGGCGCCGGTGGGCCTGAAGGCCACGCTCTCCCGCACCTGGCCGAATCCATCCAAAGACGTGACGCAGGTCCGCTATCAGATCCCCGCCAGCGGCCGGGTCAAGATCGAGATCTACGATACGATGGGCCGCAAGGTGCGGTCGCTCTGGGACGGATGGCAGATGGCCGGCGACCACTCAATGGCGTGGGATTCCCGCGACGACAGCGGCCATCCCGTTGCCGGCGGCCTCTACTTCGTCAATATGATGACAAAGGATGGCGAGCAGAGCCGGAAGATTATGGTTGTGAGGTAA
- a CDS encoding peptidyl-prolyl cis-trans isomerase, which yields MVVLVLGLALLVPGPAQADDEGAPATKEEAKVTASKVLFKTNMGDMVIELYPEKAPISVENFLSYVTEGFFDGLIFHRVIPGFVIQGGGFTPDMKKRDTHKPIENEAGNGLKNLKGTLSMARTNEINSATSQFFVNLTDNESLDHRGETPQGFGYAVFGKVVKGMEVVEAIAKVPTGKVGMYSDVPKEPVIIEKASIVGDEQ from the coding sequence ATGGTCGTTCTCGTGCTGGGACTTGCGCTGCTGGTTCCCGGACCCGCTCAAGCGGATGATGAAGGCGCACCCGCCACAAAGGAAGAGGCCAAAGTGACAGCATCCAAAGTACTCTTTAAGACCAACATGGGCGATATGGTGATCGAGCTTTATCCCGAGAAAGCCCCCATATCGGTGGAGAATTTCCTGAGCTATGTCACCGAGGGTTTTTTTGACGGGCTTATTTTCCACAGAGTGATTCCCGGATTCGTGATTCAAGGCGGCGGATTTACGCCGGATATGAAGAAGCGGGATACACACAAACCGATAGAGAATGAAGCCGGCAACGGCCTCAAGAACTTAAAAGGCACTCTTTCCATGGCGCGGACGAATGAGATCAACAGCGCCACATCTCAGTTTTTTGTTAACCTGACTGACAACGAAAGCCTGGACCACCGGGGTGAGACCCCCCAAGGTTTCGGGTATGCGGTCTTTGGAAAGGTTGTCAAGGGGATGGAAGTCGTTGAAGCCATCGCCAAGGTTCCCACCGGCAAGGTCGGAATGTACAGCGATGTTCCCAAAGAGCCCGTGATTATCGAGAAGGCTTCGATTGTCGGAGACGAGCAGTAA